The Panicum virgatum strain AP13 chromosome 5K, P.virgatum_v5, whole genome shotgun sequence genome has a window encoding:
- the LOC120706794 gene encoding uncharacterized protein LOC120706794, translating into MQQNMVECQKFLTELEHYEAAKSQELEKFKAEQNQENKLLKEQIAKLAEDKKALEERNKSLQERNKSISKKHKDDLEKFGKMLKDADKQFVEVAMQIKKLAEEKELREKELDELKATAQAIIDMVDPPEEEAAQGKILLERLQGAPQKIVKYLSDTSRQYVSHVLGLVKSYWP; encoded by the exons ATGCAGCAGAATATGGTTGAATGCCAAAAATTTTTGACT GAACTTGAGCATTACGAAGCTGCAAAGTCCCAGGAGCTGGAGAAGTTCAAGGCTGAGCAGAACCAAGAGAACAAGCTCCTTAAGGAACAAATAGCCAAGCTTGCAGAGGACAAGAAAGCTCTCGAGGAGAGAAACAAGTCGCTGCAGGAAAGAAACAAGTCAATCTCGAAGAAACATAAAG ATGATCTGGAGAAATTCGGCAAGATGCTGAAGGATGCTGACAAGCAGTTCGTCGAAGTTGCAATGCAGATCAAGAAGCTGGCCGAAGAGAAGGAACTTCGGGAGAAAGAGCTCGACGAGCTGAAGGCTACTGCTCAGGCCATTATTGATATGGTAGATCCACCCGAGGAGGAAGCTGCACAAGGCAAGATTCTGTTGGAGCGTCTGCAAGGAGCTCCGCAGAAGATCGTCAAGTACCTCTCGGACACCAGTCGGCAGTACGTTTCTCATGTACTCGGGTTAGTGAAATCCTATTGGCCGTAG